The following proteins are encoded in a genomic region of Zea mays cultivar B73 chromosome 9, Zm-B73-REFERENCE-NAM-5.0, whole genome shotgun sequence:
- the LOC103640153 gene encoding lysosomal Pro-X carboxypeptidase, with the protein MATPPVLAFLLLLLVSSFSHASVAAVLPAHSNPNPFPTTTPLHLQARRQQRVRQPNSPADATKLAAAAADDTGTTAGPFTVHYFQQELDHFSFTPNASTVFYQKYLVNDTFWRRPGGGGTAGPLLVYVGGEADIECIAHNVGFMFDIAPTFGALLVFVEHRFYGESLPFGNNSAQALGYLTSTQALADLAILITDLKRNLSAETSPVVIFGGSYGGMLASWFRLKYPHVTIGALASSAPILQFDYITPWSSFYDVVSQDYKSESLNCFSVIKAAWDVLEERGSNGNGLVELSKLFRACKTVKYADSIRRWLRTAFVSIAMMDYPTPASFLENLPAYPVKEMCKIVDGFPADADILEKVFAAASLYYNYTGDQTCNQIEDEGNPRCLNLNYWGWQACTELMMPMSSANDSMFPPHTFSYEDKANYCLQTFGVRPRPHWITTEYGGYRIDEVLKRFGSNIIFSNGMRDPWSRGGVLKNISSSIVALVTEKGAHHLDLRSATKDDPDWVTEQRRQEVEIIHGWIDQYYRDMAQVS; encoded by the exons ATGGCGACACCTCCTGTGCTCGCGTTCTTGCTGCTTCTCCTCGTTTCATCCTTTTCACATGCATCAGTCGCAGCGGTGCTCCCAGCACACTCCAACCCCAACCCGTTCCCGACAACCACTCCACTGCACCTGCAGGCTCGTCGGCAGCAGCGTGTGCGTCAGCCAAACAGCCCGGCGGACGCTACtaagctcgccgccgccgccgccgatgacACCGGTACCACGGCGGGGCCGTTCACGGTGCACTACTTCCAGCAGGAGCTGGACCACTTCTCCTTCACGCCCAACGCGTCGACGGTGTTCTATCAGAAGTACCTCGTCAACGACACGTTCTGGCGgaggcccggcggcggcggcacggCCGGGCCGCTGTTGGTGTACGTCGGCGGTGAGGCCGACATTGAGTGCATCGCTCACAACGTGGGCTTCATGTTCGATATCGCGCCCACGTTCGGCGCGCTCCTAGTCTTCGTCGAG CATCGGTTCTACGGGGAGTCGCTGCCGTTTGGGAACAACTCAGCGCAGGCACTCGGCTACTTGACGTCAACGCAGGCACTCGCCGACTTGGCTATCCTCATCACCGATCTTAAGCGGAACCTCTCAGCCGAGACATCACCCGTAGTCATCTTCGGTGGCTCATACGGCGGCA TGTTGGCTTCGTGGTTTAGGCTCAAGTACCCCCATGTCACCATTGGGGCCCTCGCATCTTCGGCACCAATCCTACAGTTCGACTACATAACACCTTGGAGCAGCTTCTATGATGTTGTCTCACAAGACTATAAG TCTGAGAGCTTGAACTGCTTCAGTGTGATCAAGGCAGCCTGGGATGTGCTGGAGGAGAGGGGCTCCAATGGCAACGGGCTCGTTGAGCTCAGTAAATTGTTCAGAGCCTGCAA GACTGTGAAGTACGCTGATTCAATTCGAAGGTGGCTTCGGACAGCATTCGTCTCAATTGCCATGATGGACTACCCAACACCGGCCAGTTTCCTGGAGAATTTGCCGGCCTACCCCGTCAAGGAG ATGTGCAAGATCGTTGATGGGTTCCCTGCCGACGCGGACATCCTAGAGAAGGTGTTCGCAGCGGCGAGCTTGTACTACAACTACACAGGAGACCAGACCTGCAACCAGATAGAGGACGAAGGCAACCCCCGTTGTCTTAACCTCAATTACTGGGGATGGCAG GCTTGCACAGAGCTGATGATGCCAATGTCATCCGCAAACGACAGCATGTTCCCGCCACACACCTTCAGCTACGAGGACAAGGCAAATTACTGCCTGCAAACGTTCGGGGTTCGTCCCAGGCCACATTGGATCACCACTGAATATGGTGGATAT AGAATTGATGAGGTGCTCAAGAGGTTTGGCAGCAACATCATCTTCTCCAACGGAATGCGAGACCCATGGAGTCGAGGCGG GGTGCTCAAGAACATCTCGTCCAGCATCGTTGCCCTTGTCACAGAGAAAG GTGCTCACCATTTGGACCTTAGGTCTGCAACCAAAGATGATCCAGACTGGGTTACAGAACAGAGGAGGCAAGAAGTTGAGATCATACATGGATGGATAGATCAGTATTATCGAGACATGGCGCAAGTATCCTAA